The following DNA comes from Ornithinimicrobium avium.
GTGGCGCGCCGGGGTGCACGCCTGGCTCTCCGGGGAGGGCGTGGCCCGCGGCCGGGACTCGATCCGGCGCTGGGGCCTGGTGACGGTGCCGCTGTGCTACCTCACCGTCGGTTTCCAGACCCTCGTCCTGGCAGCCGCCGGGATGATCGGCATCCCGTGGGGCCGCTTCACCCTGGTCCAGCTGCCGGGTGCCGCGGCGTGGGCGCTGATCTACAGCACGATCGGGTTCGCGCTGTGGGGCGCCGCGATCGCGGCCCTCGCCGGCGAGCCGCTGGCGATCGCCGCGGTGGCGGCGGCGGTGATGGTGGTCCTGGCCACCGTCGCGGTCCGGATCCTCAAGCGGCGCTGAGCGCTCAGCCGACCCAGGTGGGCGCAGGCCAGGCCAGGCTGTGCCCGGTCTCCTCGAGCATGCCCTCCTCGACGGCCCAGACGTCGACCGAGCCCTCGCGCTCGGCCGCGACGAGCAGCCGCTCACCCTCGAGGCCGGGCACCCAGCCGACGAACCGCGGCCAGTGTCCCGTCACCACCTGCTGGCGCAGCGTCAGCATCCCGCCGTCGTCGGCCGCGTAGACCGACACCGTGTCCGTCCCGCGGGTGGAGACGTAGACGTGCGAGGCGTCGGGCGAGACCACGATCCCCGCCGTGGTCGTCTCCCCCGGCCCGGGCCCCTCGGGCACGGTCGTCACGTTCTGCACCGGCGTCCACGCGCCGCCCTCGCGCCGCACCGTGTGCACGGTCTGGTCCAGCTCGCCGACCACCCACAGCAGGTCG
Coding sequences within:
- a CDS encoding DedA family protein, producing the protein MHAVLPGQGGFFWEDHGFAVAFVFLMAIALLRGQATYWIARTVTEQALRHTSPSTGWRAGVHAWLSGEGVARGRDSIRRWGLVTVPLCYLTVGFQTLVLAAAGMIGIPWGRFTLVQLPGAAAWALIYSTIGFALWGAAIAALAGEPLAIAAVAAAVMVVLATVAVRILKRR